From Nocardioides daedukensis, the proteins below share one genomic window:
- a CDS encoding NADH-quinone oxidoreductase subunit M gives MNDFPWLSLIVLVPLLGALATRFVPAGGGVGGSVSLLPKYVALGTSVITFVLSAVVALRFVNHNGMQFTETHEWIPAFGAHYALGVDGIGLTLVLLTTLLVPVVILGSWYDADEIAPDGTVVSRAGSYFGWMLAMQAMALVVFMAQDVFLFYVAFEATLIPAYFLIGHFGGADRAQRAKAAVKFLLYMLAGGLIMLASVVGLYAVSANAGEPTYLISDLASLDIDKETGRWLFLGFFIAFAIKAPLFPVHTWLPDTTAAATPGTSVLLICVLDKIGTYGMLRFCLGMFPEASQWATPVVIVLALISIIYGALLAIGQDDMLRLIGLTSLSHFGFIVLGIFVMNSQGMSGATFYMFNHGVATAILFLVAGYLIRRRGSTLISDHGGVEKKAPILAGLFLIGGLGTLGLPGLSPFVSEFLVLVGGFAHHWVVGAFAVTGIVLAAIYVLWMYQKIMTGPTHPQVETFTDVSPREVGAIAPLVLAMVLFGFYPQPLLDVINPAVAATMDYVGTADEPPTVPTVDTEGGEH, from the coding sequence GTGAACGACTTCCCTTGGCTGAGCCTGATCGTGCTGGTCCCGTTGCTGGGAGCACTCGCGACCCGCTTCGTGCCTGCTGGTGGCGGAGTGGGTGGGAGCGTCTCGCTGCTGCCGAAGTACGTCGCACTCGGCACCTCGGTGATCACCTTCGTGCTCTCCGCCGTGGTGGCGCTCCGCTTCGTCAACCACAACGGCATGCAGTTCACCGAGACGCACGAGTGGATCCCCGCCTTCGGCGCGCACTATGCGCTCGGGGTCGACGGCATCGGGCTGACCCTCGTGCTGCTGACCACGCTGCTGGTCCCCGTGGTGATCCTCGGCTCCTGGTACGACGCCGACGAGATCGCCCCGGACGGCACCGTCGTCTCGCGAGCTGGCTCCTACTTCGGGTGGATGCTGGCCATGCAGGCGATGGCGCTCGTGGTCTTCATGGCCCAGGACGTCTTCCTGTTCTACGTCGCCTTCGAGGCGACGCTGATCCCGGCGTACTTCCTGATCGGGCACTTCGGTGGCGCCGACCGGGCCCAGCGGGCCAAGGCGGCAGTGAAGTTCCTGCTCTACATGCTGGCCGGCGGACTGATCATGCTGGCCTCAGTCGTGGGGCTCTACGCGGTCTCCGCCAACGCCGGCGAGCCGACGTACCTGATCTCCGACCTGGCCTCGCTCGACATCGACAAGGAGACCGGTCGCTGGCTGTTCCTCGGCTTCTTCATCGCCTTCGCGATCAAGGCGCCGCTCTTCCCGGTGCACACCTGGCTGCCGGACACCACGGCCGCGGCCACCCCCGGCACGTCCGTGCTGCTGATCTGCGTGCTCGACAAGATCGGCACCTACGGCATGCTGCGGTTCTGCCTGGGCATGTTCCCGGAGGCCTCGCAGTGGGCCACGCCGGTGGTCATCGTGCTGGCCCTGATCAGCATCATCTATGGAGCGCTGCTGGCGATCGGCCAGGACGACATGCTCCGCCTGATCGGCCTGACCTCGCTGTCGCACTTCGGCTTCATCGTGCTCGGCATCTTCGTGATGAACAGCCAGGGCATGTCCGGCGCGACGTTCTACATGTTCAACCACGGCGTCGCGACGGCGATCCTCTTCCTGGTCGCCGGCTACCTGATCCGTCGTCGCGGATCGACGCTGATCAGCGACCACGGGGGAGTGGAGAAGAAGGCCCCGATCCTGGCCGGCCTCTTCCTGATCGGTGGCCTCGGCACGCTGGGGCTGCCCGGCCTCTCGCCGTTCGTCTCGGAGTTCCTGGTCCTGGTCGGCGGATTCGCCCACCACTGGGTCGTCGGCGCCTTCGCGGTGACCGGGATCGTGCTCGCCGCGATCTACGTGCTCTGGATGTACCAGAAGATCATGACCGGCCCGACGCACCCGCAGGTGGAGACCTTCACCGACGTCAGCCCCCGTGAGGTCGGCGCGATCGCGCCGCTGGTGCTGGCGATGGTGCTCTTCGGCTTCTATCCGCAACCGCTGCTCGACGTGATCAATCCCGCCGTCGCGGCAACCATGGACTACGTCGGAACGGCGGATGAACCGCCCACCGTGCCGACCGTCGACACCGAAGGGGGCGAGCACTGA
- the nuoK gene encoding NADH-quinone oxidoreductase subunit NuoK, whose amino-acid sequence METEPWILLSAILFTIGAIGVLVRRNAIVVFMCVELMLNASNLALVTFAKAHGNLDGQVAAFFVMVVAAAEVVVGLAIIMTIFRTRRSASVDDASLLKY is encoded by the coding sequence ATGGAGACCGAACCCTGGATCCTGCTCTCGGCGATCCTCTTCACGATCGGCGCCATCGGTGTGCTGGTCCGGCGCAACGCCATCGTGGTCTTCATGTGCGTGGAGCTGATGCTCAACGCCTCGAACCTTGCCCTGGTCACCTTCGCCAAGGCCCACGGCAACCTCGACGGGCAGGTGGCGGCCTTCTTCGTGATGGTCGTGGCCGCCGCCGAGGTCGTGGTCGGACTGGCGATCATCATGACCATCTTCCGGACCCGGCGATCGGCCTCGGTCGACGACGCGAGCCTGTTGAAGTACTGA
- the nuoL gene encoding NADH-quinone oxidoreductase subunit L encodes MLSPVAADGIFSLSWLLIVLPLAGAAILLVGGRRTNAWGHLLGTATAVGAFVLGLITFFALMGRDGDDRQVLNHLFTWIEVGGFEVGMDLLVDQLSILFVLLITGVGSLIHIYSIGYMEHDERRRRFFGYLNLFIAAMLTLVLAGNYLVVFLGWEGVGLASYLLIGFWQHKPSAAAAAKKAFVINRVGDIGMSLAIMLIFVTFGTISFAGVSAAAEGASESTMTAIGLLLLLGACGKSAQVPLQAWLLDAMEGPTPVSALIHAATMVTAGVYLVVRSNFIYEFAPTAQTAVVLVAVVTLLWGAVIGCAKDDIKKVLAGSTMSQIGYMMLGAGLGPAGYAFAIFHLITHGFFKANMFLGAGSVMHAMDDDVNMRHYGALRKALPVTFLTFAMGYLAIIGFPGFAGFWSKDKIIEAAFAENIVVGIAALIGAGVTAFYMTRLMLLTFFTPEPDGHGRWEDGVHPHESPKVMTIPLIVLGALSVLGGALLINNWIVDWLSPVVGEVHHGHLPVPVLVLTLIVVATVAAGVALAWFTIGRTQVPRVAPTDVSVFTRAARADLYGDTINDTLVVTPGRHLVAGLTTFDNSVIDGAVEGQAAGMGGLARVSRTVQNGFVRSYALWVLVGASLVVLVMLGVNGL; translated from the coding sequence GTGCTGTCACCGGTGGCGGCCGACGGGATCTTCTCCCTGTCCTGGCTGCTGATCGTGCTGCCGCTGGCCGGTGCCGCCATCCTGCTGGTGGGAGGACGGCGTACCAACGCGTGGGGCCACCTGCTCGGCACGGCCACCGCAGTGGGCGCCTTCGTGCTCGGACTGATCACCTTCTTCGCCCTGATGGGCCGCGACGGTGACGACCGGCAGGTGCTCAACCACCTGTTCACCTGGATCGAGGTCGGTGGCTTCGAGGTCGGCATGGACCTCCTCGTCGACCAGCTCTCGATCCTGTTCGTGCTGCTGATCACCGGTGTCGGCTCGCTGATCCACATCTACTCCATCGGGTACATGGAGCACGACGAGCGGCGTCGGCGCTTCTTCGGCTATCTCAACCTCTTCATCGCGGCCATGCTCACCCTGGTCCTGGCCGGCAACTACCTGGTCGTCTTCCTGGGCTGGGAGGGCGTCGGCCTGGCGTCGTACCTGCTGATCGGCTTCTGGCAGCACAAGCCGAGTGCCGCGGCCGCGGCCAAGAAGGCGTTCGTGATCAACCGCGTTGGTGACATCGGGATGTCGCTGGCGATCATGCTCATCTTCGTCACCTTCGGCACCATCTCGTTCGCCGGCGTCAGTGCCGCGGCCGAGGGTGCGAGTGAGTCGACGATGACCGCGATCGGGCTGCTGCTCCTGCTCGGAGCCTGCGGCAAGAGCGCCCAGGTGCCGTTGCAGGCCTGGCTCCTGGACGCGATGGAGGGCCCGACCCCGGTCTCGGCCCTGATCCACGCGGCAACCATGGTCACCGCCGGCGTCTATCTCGTGGTCCGGTCCAACTTCATCTACGAGTTCGCACCGACCGCCCAGACCGCCGTGGTCCTGGTCGCCGTGGTCACGCTGCTGTGGGGTGCGGTCATCGGTTGTGCCAAGGACGACATCAAGAAGGTGCTGGCCGGCTCCACGATGAGCCAGATCGGCTACATGATGCTCGGTGCCGGTCTCGGCCCGGCCGGCTATGCGTTCGCGATCTTCCACCTGATCACCCACGGCTTCTTCAAGGCCAACATGTTCCTCGGTGCCGGCTCGGTGATGCACGCGATGGACGACGACGTGAACATGCGGCACTACGGCGCGCTGAGGAAGGCGCTCCCAGTGACCTTCCTGACCTTCGCCATGGGCTATCTCGCGATCATCGGCTTCCCGGGCTTCGCCGGGTTCTGGTCGAAGGACAAGATCATCGAGGCCGCGTTCGCCGAGAACATCGTGGTCGGCATCGCCGCCCTGATCGGTGCCGGCGTCACGGCGTTCTACATGACCCGACTGATGCTGCTGACCTTCTTCACCCCCGAGCCGGACGGCCACGGGCGTTGGGAGGACGGCGTACACCCGCACGAGTCGCCGAAGGTGATGACCATCCCGCTGATCGTGCTCGGTGCACTGTCGGTGCTCGGTGGGGCGCTGCTCATCAACAACTGGATCGTCGACTGGCTCTCGCCGGTCGTCGGCGAGGTCCACCACGGACACCTGCCGGTGCCGGTCCTCGTGCTCACGCTCATCGTGGTCGCGACCGTCGCTGCCGGTGTTGCCCTTGCCTGGTTCACGATCGGAAGGACTCAGGTGCCCCGCGTCGCACCCACGGACGTCTCCGTTTTCACGAGAGCGGCCCGCGCCGACCTCTACGGGGACACCATCAACGACACCCTGGTGGTCACGCCCGGTCGCCACCTCGTGGCCGGTCTGACCACCTTCGACAACAGCGTCATCGACGGCGCCGTCGAGGGGCAGGCCGCCGGGATGGGTGGCCTGGCCCGCGTCTCCCGGACGGTGCAGAACGGCTTCGTGCGCTCCTACGCCCTCTGGGTGCTGGTCGGCGCCTCCCTCGTGGTGCTCGTGATGCTGGGGGTGAACGGCCTGTGA